GGGTTACCCCCGATGATGATCTTTACATCATCCCTGACTCCTTGACTTTTCATTTCATCTATAATATTTTTCATTGAATCAATGGCTAAAGTAAGTACACCGCTCATGCCTACGATCTGTGGCTTTACCTCTTTGATTTTCTCTAAAAACGCATCTGCTGACTGGTCAATGCCGATATCATATACTTCAAAACCTGCCGCCTCTGACATACTTCTAAAAATATTCTTACCGATATCATGTAGGTCACCCTCTACTGTTCCTAGAACGATTTTTCCTACTTTTTCTGTGCTTCCTGAACCAATTACCGGCTTTAATGTTTCAATAGCACTTGTTAATAATTCTCCTGCAAAAATTAAATCCCCAACAAAGTACTCACCTTTATCAAACAAGTCTCCTACAATTGCCATCCCCTGCTGACATGCATTTACTACCTTTTGTGCATCTTCCTCACTTGGATTTGTTTCTACAAATTCATTTAACATTTCTAGTACTTGATCCTCGTCAAGATCTCCTACCGCCTGTGTTAATACACTTAAATCCATTGCTAAATCTGCCATTTAAAATTCCCCCTTAAATTTTCTATTTGGATTGTCTATTTCTCTTAAAGCATTTATTATCATCAAACATTCTCTAATATACAAGGTAGTTGAATACGTTTTCAGTTATTTATATTTTTCTCTGTTTTTCCAATTACTGCAACTATTCCTTAATAGGTCCAATTTTATTTTTTCTATAGGCATTGGAGTACTTTCTACAATGCTTGTCTTTACCCAACAGCGCCTCCGTTGCAAGTAATGAAGCCATCATGTCTCTGTTGCATGGATCCATAATAGCAGAGTCCATTCCTACATAAGATGCAATGGTTAAAAAGTTTTGGTTAACAACTTTCCTTAAGGGCATTCCGAAAGAAATATTACTTAATCCTGAAGTTACTTTAATTGTAGGATACATTGCCTTAATTGTTTTTGTTGTTTCTACAAAACTTAACAAAGATGCATTATCTGTTGAAAGAGCCATTACTAGAGGATCAATATGAATTCTATCTGGTGCAATGTCATATTTTTGTGCCTTTTCAACCAATATTTTTGTTATATCCACCCTTGTTTGAACGTCTGAAGGAATTCCCCTATTGTCGCAGGTCAATCCAATTACTTGCCACTCTGTTCCCTGAATCAATGGATAGATCACTTCACACTTTTCGCCTTCCTCAGATACGGAGTTAATAAGCCCCGGCTTTTTCGCATATTTTAGCACAGCCTCAATTGTTTTTGCATTTGGACTATCAATGCTTAATGGTTTACTAACAGCATCTTGAACGATATCCATTAACCATTTCAATGTCTCAACCTCAAACTCAGGAGCAGTACTTGCACACACGTCAATATAGTCAGCCCCCGCATCTACCTGCTTTACAGCAAGGTCACGAATAAACGCTTCATCCTTAGCTTCAATAGCTTTCTTCACACTTGGAATGGTTCCATTAATTTTTTCCCCAATAATAATCATTTAGATTCCCAC
The sequence above is drawn from the Clostridium formicaceticum genome and encodes:
- a CDS encoding cobalamin B12-binding domain-containing protein codes for the protein MADLAMDLSVLTQAVGDLDEDQVLEMLNEFVETNPSEEDAQKVVNACQQGMAIVGDLFDKGEYFVGDLIFAGELLTSAIETLKPVIGSGSTEKVGKIVLGTVEGDLHDIGKNIFRSMSEAAGFEVYDIGIDQSADAFLEKIKEVKPQIVGMSGVLTLAIDSMKNIIDEMKSQGVRDDVKIIIGGNPVTKEACEHVGADAFTTNAAEGVKICQGWVN
- a CDS encoding methyltetrahydrofolate cobalamin methyltransferase: MIIIGEKINGTIPSVKKAIEAKDEAFIRDLAVKQVDAGADYIDVCASTAPEFEVETLKWLMDIVQDAVSKPLSIDSPNAKTIEAVLKYAKKPGLINSVSEEGEKCEVIYPLIQGTEWQVIGLTCDNRGIPSDVQTRVDITKILVEKAQKYDIAPDRIHIDPLVMALSTDNASLLSFVETTKTIKAMYPTIKVTSGLSNISFGMPLRKVVNQNFLTIASYVGMDSAIMDPCNRDMMASLLATEALLGKDKHCRKYSNAYRKNKIGPIKE